Part of the Methylorubrum populi genome is shown below.
GCGCGCGCCGGGCCGGTGCGCGACCTCTGGCTCGACAATCTTCGCAATCGGCTTTCCGGGCCGCTGCGGCGGATGCCGCCGGGCATCGCCGACGATCGGCTGATCGGCGGCCTCGACCTCCCGGCCACCCTTCGCGCCGGCCGCCCGGTGATTCAGCGCGGGCTGCTGGCCGAGGCCGATGGCGGGGTCGTGCTCGTTCCGATGGCCGAGCGCTTGGAGCGCGGCACGGTCGCGCGGCTCGCGGGCGCCCTCGACACCGGAACGCTGCTGCTGGAGCGTGACGGCCTCACCGCGCGGCTCCCGGCCCGGTTCGGTCTCGTGCTGCTCGACGAAGGACAGGAGGAGGAGGCGGTCGCCGAGGCCCTCGCCGACCGGCTCGCCTTGCGCGTCGACCTGACGGGTGTGAGCCTGCGCGCGGCAAGGACAGACAGGTCCTCCGGTCGAGAAGGGATGACGCCGGCGGGCGCACGGACAGGGGAGCGATCGAGGGACGACCCGGCGCAGGATCCCGTCGCCACCCTCTGCGCCGTCGCGGAAGCCATCGGCATTGCCGCGGTGCGGCCCCCGTTCCTTGCCCTCCGGGTCGCCCGGCTCGCCGCGCGGGAGGCCGGCCGCGCGGAGCCGGACGAAGTCGACCTGATCGAGGCCGCCCGTCTCGTGCTCGCCCCGCGGGCGACGCGTCTGCCCCCTCCGCCCGCGGGCACGGACGAAGCGGATGACCCGCCACCGGAGGCGCCGGCTCCACAGGAGGCGCACTCAGCACCCGACAACGAAGACGGGCGGCTGGAGAGAGACGCGCGGCAGCCTGACGAGAAGGTGCTCGAAGCGGTGCGCGCGGCACTTCCGAAAGACCTGCTGGCGCGGCTTCTCGCCGGCGGCCCGCCGCTGCGCTCGACGGCAGCCGGGCGAATGGGTGCCGCGGCGTCCTCGCCCCTCGTGGGACGCCCGGTCGGCAGCCGTCCCGGCGATCCGCGCCGAGGGCGCCTCGACCTGATCGCGACCCTGCGCGCCGCCGCCCCGTGGCAGAGCCTGCGCCGCATCGGGACCGATCCGCGCCGCATCATCGTCACGCCGGAGGATTTCAGGATCCGCCGGCTGAAGCGGCGCAGCGAGACCACGACGATCTTCTGCGTCGATGCCTCCGGCTCGGCGGCGCTGGAACGGCTGGCGGAGGCGAAGGGCGCCATCGAACTGCTCCTCGCGGAGGCCTATGTCCGGCGCGACCGGATCGCCCTCGTGGCCTTTCGCGGCGCCGGGGCCGAGACCATGCTGCCGCCGACACGCTCCCTGGTGCGGGCGAAGCGCGCCCTCGCGGGCCTGCCGGGCGGAGGCGGGACGCCGCTCGCCGCCGGGCTCGACGCCGCCGCCACCCTCGCCCTCGGCATCCGCCGGGCGGGCGGAAGCCCGGTCATCGTGCTGCTCACCGACGGGCGCGCCAACGTCGCCCGCTCCGGCCTCGGCGGCCGGGCGCTTGCTGGGGAAGAGGCCCTGGCCGCGGCCCGGCTGCTGCGGGTGCAGGGCTTGCCGACCCTGGTGATCGATACCGGTGCGCGTCCCGAAGGCGCGCGCCGCCTCGCCGAGGCGGCGCAGGCGCGCTACTGTCCGTTGCCCCACGCCGATGCGGGCAGCGTCAGTGCGGCGGTGCGCGCCGCCACAGCCTGAGGCCCGAGTGCTCTTGCCCCTCCTCGACGACGACCGGCCGGATTGGGAGCGCGACGGCCGCGACTGGCCGCATCGGGCCGCGAGCCGTTTCGTCGAGGCCGCGGGCCTGCGCTGGCACCTGCAGGAATTCGGCGATCCGGCCGCGCCCGGCCTGCTGCTCCTGCACGGCACCGGCGCCGCGACCCATTCCTGGCGCGGGCTGGCGCCGCTTCTGGTGGAGCGAGGCTTCCGCGTGGTGGCGCCCGACCTGCCGGGCCACGGCTTCACCGACCCGCTGCCCGCCCGCCGCCTATCGCTACCGGGCATGGCCGAGGCGGTCGGCGACCTCGCTGCGGATCTCGGCCTCAGCCCGCGCCTCGCGATCGGCCACTCGGCGGGCGCCGCGGTGCTCGCGCGGATGTGTCTCGACCGGCGCATCGCCCCCGACCTGCTGGTGGCGATCAACGGCGCACTGACGCCGTTCCCCGGCGTGGCCAGTTTCCTGTTTCCTGGCATCGCCCGGATGCTGTTCCTGAACCCGGTGACACCGAAAGTCTTCGCCTGGAGCGCCGACCGGGCCGCGGTGCGCCGGCTCATCGACGGCACCGGCTCGCGCCTCGACCCGCTGGGGCTCGACCTCTACCGGCGGCTGTTCACCCGCGCCGGCCACGTCTCGGGCGCGCTCGGCATGATGGCAAACTGGGATCTGCCGGCGCTCGCCCGCGACCTGCCCCGGCTCGACACGCGCACGCTGCTGATCGTCGGCGGCGACGACAAGGCGATCAAGCCGGAGGACGCCTTCACCCTGCGCGAGCGCCTGCCGAATGCGCGCGTCGAGCTGCTGCGCGGACTCGGCCATCTCGCCCACGAGGAGGCACCGGGGCGGGTCGCCGATGTGATCCTCGCTGAAGCCGACGCCGCACGGGTGCGCGCCACGTGATTCACCCCTTGCGCTGACGGGAATCCCGGCCATAGTGTCAACGTATGTTGACACTCGCCGTCAAGCCGACTGACACGACCGGCCCCAAGTCCCGGCCGCACGCGGTCGTGATCGGGTCCGGCTTCGGCGGGCTGGCGGCGGCGATCCGGCTCGGTGCGCGCGGCTATCGTGTCACCGTGCTGGAGCGGCTCGACCAGCCCGGCGGCCGCGCCCGCGTTCACCGGCAGGACGGCTTCACCTTCGACGCCGGGCCGACCATCGTCACCGCGCCGTTCCTGTTCGAGGAGCTGTGGCGCCTGTGCGGGCGGACGATGCAGCAAGACGTGACCCTCGTGCCGATGCAGCCGTTCTACCGCATCCGCTTCGAGGACGGTCAAAGCTTCGCCTATAGCGGCGACCGCGCGGCGATGCGGGCGGAGGTCGCCCGGTTCTCGCCCGAAGACGTGGCGGGCTACGAGCGCTTCATGGCCCATAGCGAGGCCGTGTGCCGCGTCGGCTTTGAGCAGCTCGGCCACGTCCCGTTCGACAGCGTCGGTTCGATGCTGCGGATCGCGCCGGACCTGCTGCGCCTCTCCGGTCACCGCAGTGTCTACGATGTGGTCGCCCGCTTCATCCGCGACGAGCGGCTGCGCACCGTCTTCAGCTTCCATCCGCTCCTCATCGGTGGAAATCCCTTTCGCGCGAGCGGGATCTACTGCCTCATCGCCCATCTCGAACGTCGATGGGGCGTACACTTTGCCATGGGTGGCACCGGGCGGCTGGTGGACGGCCTCGTCGGGCTGATCCGCGGGCAGGGCGGAACGATCCGCTGCGGCGCGGAGGTGGCGCGCATCCGTGTCGAGGGCGGGGCCGCGACCGGTGTCCTGCTGGCGGACGGCGAGACCATCGCCGCCGACATCGTCGTCTCGAACGCGGATTCCGCCTTCACCTACGGCTCGCTCCTGAGCGGTCGAACCCGGCGCTGGGGCGCACGGCGTCTGGCGCGGGCCGCGTCCTCCATGGGTCTGTTCGTCTGGTATTTCGGCACCCGGAAGAAGTATCCGGAAGTCGATCACCACATGATCCTGATGGGCCCGCGCTATCGCGGCCTGCTGCGGGATATCTTCGACCGCAAGCATCTGGCGGACGACTTCAGTCTCTATCTGCACCGCCCGACGGCGACCGACCCGCTGCTCGCTCCTCCGGGCTGCGATGCCTTCTACGTGCTCGCGCCGGTGCCGAACCTCGCCGGCGGCCAGGATTGGGCGCAACTCGCTGAGCCTTACCGCCAGCGGATCGCCCGCTTTCTCGAGGACTCGGTGCTGCCGGGGCTCTCCGACGCACTCGTCACCTCGCGGGTGACGACGCCGCAGGATTTCTCCGACGACTTCTTGAGCTTCCGCGGCTCCGGCTTCGGGCTTGAGCCGGTGCTGACGCAATCGGCTTGGTTCCGCCCGCACAACCGCTCCGAGGACGTGGCGAACCTCTACCTCGTCGGCGCGGGGACGCATCCCGGCGCCGGCCTGCCGGGTGTGCTCTCCTCGGCCCGTGTCCTCGATTCCGTGGTGCCGGATGCCCGTGTTCGCGCCTGACCTCTCCGCCGCCAGGGCCGACGATCTGACGGCCTGCCGGGCCGCGATCCGCGCCGGATCGAAAAGCTTCTTCGCGGCGTCGATGCTGCTGCCGCCCGCGGTGCGCAGCTCCGCCTTCGGCCTCTACGCCTTCTGCCGGCTGTCCGACGACGC
Proteins encoded:
- a CDS encoding magnesium chelatase subunit D, translating into MAPEPDDPAGVWDDALRAAELLAGDPHGLGGIVLRARAGPVRDLWLDNLRNRLSGPLRRMPPGIADDRLIGGLDLPATLRAGRPVIQRGLLAEADGGVVLVPMAERLERGTVARLAGALDTGTLLLERDGLTARLPARFGLVLLDEGQEEEAVAEALADRLALRVDLTGVSLRAARTDRSSGREGMTPAGARTGERSRDDPAQDPVATLCAVAEAIGIAAVRPPFLALRVARLAAREAGRAEPDEVDLIEAARLVLAPRATRLPPPPAGTDEADDPPPEAPAPQEAHSAPDNEDGRLERDARQPDEKVLEAVRAALPKDLLARLLAGGPPLRSTAAGRMGAAASSPLVGRPVGSRPGDPRRGRLDLIATLRAAAPWQSLRRIGTDPRRIIVTPEDFRIRRLKRRSETTTIFCVDASGSAALERLAEAKGAIELLLAEAYVRRDRIALVAFRGAGAETMLPPTRSLVRAKRALAGLPGGGGTPLAAGLDAAATLALGIRRAGGSPVIVLLTDGRANVARSGLGGRALAGEEALAAARLLRVQGLPTLVIDTGARPEGARRLAEAAQARYCPLPHADAGSVSAAVRAATA
- the bchO gene encoding alpha/beta fold hydrolase BchO, translated to MLLPLLDDDRPDWERDGRDWPHRAASRFVEAAGLRWHLQEFGDPAAPGLLLLHGTGAATHSWRGLAPLLVERGFRVVAPDLPGHGFTDPLPARRLSLPGMAEAVGDLAADLGLSPRLAIGHSAGAAVLARMCLDRRIAPDLLVAINGALTPFPGVASFLFPGIARMLFLNPVTPKVFAWSADRAAVRRLIDGTGSRLDPLGLDLYRRLFTRAGHVSGALGMMANWDLPALARDLPRLDTRTLLIVGGDDKAIKPEDAFTLRERLPNARVELLRGLGHLAHEEAPGRVADVILAEADAARVRAT
- a CDS encoding phytoene desaturase, producing MLTLAVKPTDTTGPKSRPHAVVIGSGFGGLAAAIRLGARGYRVTVLERLDQPGGRARVHRQDGFTFDAGPTIVTAPFLFEELWRLCGRTMQQDVTLVPMQPFYRIRFEDGQSFAYSGDRAAMRAEVARFSPEDVAGYERFMAHSEAVCRVGFEQLGHVPFDSVGSMLRIAPDLLRLSGHRSVYDVVARFIRDERLRTVFSFHPLLIGGNPFRASGIYCLIAHLERRWGVHFAMGGTGRLVDGLVGLIRGQGGTIRCGAEVARIRVEGGAATGVLLADGETIAADIVVSNADSAFTYGSLLSGRTRRWGARRLARAASSMGLFVWYFGTRKKYPEVDHHMILMGPRYRGLLRDIFDRKHLADDFSLYLHRPTATDPLLAPPGCDAFYVLAPVPNLAGGQDWAQLAEPYRQRIARFLEDSVLPGLSDALVTSRVTTPQDFSDDFLSFRGSGFGLEPVLTQSAWFRPHNRSEDVANLYLVGAGTHPGAGLPGVLSSARVLDSVVPDARVRA